From the genome of Streptomyces sp. NBC_01341, one region includes:
- a CDS encoding ATP-binding protein: MTYDIAAPEPAGLVASLSSLGYSLPAAIADLVDNSISAGASTVDVEFTWAGMDSWIAVADDGAGMTAEDLVTAMTVAARGPAATRSATDLGRFGVGLKSASFSQARQLSVATARSGEWHVRTWDLDVVETSGQWRLLRGADEATTELLERIRGTADHGTVVLWRRLNGYHGGAVTVEDERTQKQFYAESARTESHLGMVFARFLTGGSRLNLRVSGTPVTPWDPFLARHPSVQPLPVERLPLGSGSVRVEAFVLPSAQRLTPDEYEKAGGPRGWLDQQGFYVYRRNRLILAGDWLGQRGLRREEKYNLARIAVDIPAETDVEWMVDVRKSSVVPPVALRSHLRRIALQARRRASDVLRHRGQIAARTHGDPLLYAWNVRRSEDRVTCRVNRGHPLVKAALRAGGASPDDVRALIRLLEETVPVTALRVMHETDTSDDPEPFGGPGPADAGAMEVAQRIYEALVSDGRSPAAARERLRTMPPFDQMQGFWNG, encoded by the coding sequence GTGACGTACGACATCGCGGCTCCGGAGCCGGCGGGCCTGGTCGCCTCCCTCAGTTCTCTCGGGTACTCGCTTCCTGCCGCCATCGCGGACCTCGTGGACAACAGCATCTCCGCCGGGGCGTCAACGGTCGACGTCGAGTTCACCTGGGCCGGAATGGACTCGTGGATCGCCGTCGCAGACGACGGTGCCGGGATGACGGCCGAGGACCTCGTGACCGCCATGACCGTCGCCGCGCGCGGCCCCGCGGCAACACGCAGTGCCACCGATCTCGGGCGTTTCGGCGTGGGTCTCAAGTCCGCGTCCTTCTCCCAGGCCCGGCAGCTCAGCGTCGCCACCGCGAGGTCCGGCGAATGGCACGTGCGCACCTGGGACCTCGACGTCGTCGAGACCTCCGGTCAGTGGCGGCTGCTCCGCGGCGCGGACGAGGCGACGACCGAACTGCTGGAGCGGATCCGGGGGACGGCGGACCACGGGACGGTCGTGTTGTGGCGGCGCCTGAACGGCTACCACGGCGGCGCGGTGACGGTGGAGGACGAACGGACCCAGAAGCAGTTCTACGCGGAGTCCGCGCGCACCGAGTCCCACCTGGGGATGGTCTTCGCGCGGTTCCTCACCGGAGGCAGCCGGCTCAACCTCCGGGTGTCCGGTACCCCCGTCACGCCCTGGGATCCCTTCCTCGCCCGCCACCCGTCCGTACAGCCACTTCCCGTCGAGCGCCTGCCGCTGGGATCGGGTTCCGTACGGGTGGAGGCGTTCGTCCTCCCGAGCGCTCAGAGGCTCACCCCGGACGAGTACGAGAAGGCCGGAGGCCCACGTGGATGGCTGGACCAGCAGGGGTTCTACGTCTACCGCCGGAACCGTCTGATCCTGGCGGGCGACTGGCTCGGACAACGCGGGCTACGCCGCGAGGAGAAGTACAACCTGGCCCGGATCGCCGTGGACATCCCCGCCGAGACCGACGTCGAGTGGATGGTCGACGTGCGGAAGTCCAGCGTCGTGCCGCCCGTCGCCCTTCGTTCCCACCTGCGACGCATCGCCCTGCAGGCCAGGAGACGAGCCTCCGACGTGCTGCGGCACCGCGGGCAGATCGCGGCGCGCACGCACGGGGACCCGCTGCTGTACGCGTGGAACGTGCGTCGGTCCGAGGACCGGGTCACCTGCCGGGTCAACCGTGGTCATCCCCTCGTGAAGGCGGCGCTGCGTGCTGGCGGTGCGAGCCCGGACGACGTTCGTGCCCTGATCCGCCTGCTCGAGGAGACCGTGCCGGTCACCGCCCTCCGTGTGATGCACGAGACGGACACCAGCGACGACCCCGAGCCCTTCGGCGGCCCCGGTCCCGCCGACGCAGGGGCCATGGAGGTCGCACAGCGGATCTACGAGGCGTTGGTCTCGGACGGCCGTTCCCCTGCGGCCGCCCGCGAACGCCTGCGGACCATGCCCCCCTTCGACCAGATGCAGGGCTTCTGGAACGGGTGA
- a CDS encoding PD-(D/E)XK motif protein: MTITEAEWCDLEAPQTAQGRSSIRLYPDAPLDVFLSVSHPAHRRMLVLRTDARSADHIVRSVTRLPSAAGLEMNLSAVSRLEYELQVVLTADEHREVFNPLVTDVADTVRGAPGAAAALTAAVERFERWQDLLRSVGKDGLGPEARRGLVGELLLLRDRVLPVVGASEAVSSWSGPSGANQDFHLPAVAIETKASTAKRPRNIRIASERQLDGTGTPSLLLSLVMLDERRGGSGESLNRVVDRVREQLTSTAVRADFDGRLVRAGYLPSHRDLYEEPRYTLRDLRSWHVRDEFPRLVEADLPEGVGDCTYSLSISGLDRYRATADEVTALIGGTHA, encoded by the coding sequence GTGACCATCACGGAAGCCGAGTGGTGCGACCTCGAGGCGCCTCAGACCGCCCAGGGGCGATCCAGCATCCGCCTGTACCCCGACGCCCCGTTGGACGTCTTCCTGTCCGTCTCCCACCCGGCGCACCGACGGATGCTCGTACTCAGGACCGACGCACGCTCCGCGGACCACATCGTGCGCTCCGTGACCCGCCTGCCCAGCGCGGCGGGCCTGGAGATGAACCTGAGTGCCGTGTCGCGGCTCGAGTACGAGCTGCAGGTGGTCCTCACCGCGGACGAGCACCGCGAGGTGTTCAACCCCCTCGTCACCGACGTCGCCGACACCGTCAGGGGAGCTCCCGGAGCCGCGGCAGCCCTGACCGCGGCCGTGGAGCGGTTCGAGCGTTGGCAGGACCTTCTTCGCTCCGTGGGCAAGGACGGTCTCGGTCCCGAGGCCCGTCGCGGGCTCGTCGGCGAGCTCCTGTTGCTGCGCGACCGCGTCCTGCCAGTCGTCGGGGCGTCCGAAGCCGTCAGCTCCTGGTCCGGACCGAGCGGGGCCAACCAGGACTTCCACCTGCCCGCCGTGGCCATCGAGACGAAGGCCAGCACGGCCAAGCGCCCCCGCAACATCCGTATCGCGAGCGAACGCCAGCTGGACGGCACGGGGACGCCCTCACTCCTGTTGTCCTTGGTCATGCTCGACGAACGTCGTGGTGGTTCCGGCGAGAGTCTGAACCGCGTGGTGGACCGCGTACGCGAGCAGCTGACGAGCACGGCCGTACGCGCCGACTTCGACGGCCGGCTCGTGAGGGCCGGCTATCTCCCGAGCCACCGGGACCTGTACGAGGAGCCTCGGTACACCCTCCGAGACCTGCGTTCCTGGCACGTACGGGACGAATTTCCGAGGCTCGTCGAAGCCGACCTGCCCGAGGGAGTGGGCGACTGCACGTACAGCCTGAGCATCTCGGGGCTGGACCGGTACCGTGCCACGGCCGACGAGGTGACCGCACTCATCGGGGGGACCCATGCCTGA
- a CDS encoding sensor histidine kinase yields MPTLRPRARLLHTIGTELISSETVAVVELVKNAYDADASCVVLCFTGELREGHGGLAVLDDGSGMTAETVTDIWLEIATPHRMRGRTTPRGRRVLGEKGVGRFAAARLADSMTLISRHWGESSEVEVGVDWRQFRDPDVYLDQVELDVTERAAVDFHDGGRAAALWEQVDLPSRSGGTLLLLEGLTRSWEESDLLALRRDLSRLIAPPGADGNRDFEIVLDLPREFEALAGPIEPPTELMNPPYRLSGSVSADGTADLEITIPGRAPYLHQVALDRNAQHRGTDGMLTSGPFSIDLRVYDRDRDAISQLTADGGLNLSTKQFRDLLDQRAGVSVYRDGFRVLPFGERGDDWLTLDARRVNNPRMRLSNSQIIGTVSISADENPDLRDQTNREGLLQGPAYDGLRDAVTEIIAELESARLKQRKRTRETEEPRGRGLFDEIDITDVAEAVRKSHPNDRALAAVVANAERRINAGVEHVREVLARYQRLATLGRLVDEVVHDGQSSVGRIRRVTRDAGRLLADADACELRDEAVGLVSTADKQADYLAQLFKRIAPFGGRRRGRPKKVSMLETVNSAVDVLASRAAKVGADVTVTGVDEIVTLDPAELQEVVINLLDNSLYWIQQVPRGSRYVELKVERLEDGALALVIDDSGPGVPAEIRDLIFEPYYSSKPNGGGLGLAIVGERVADAYGGVLDLVDSRLGGAAFQVTFRRRV; encoded by the coding sequence ATGCCAACGCTCCGTCCTCGTGCGAGGCTGCTTCACACCATCGGTACGGAACTCATCAGTAGCGAGACTGTGGCAGTCGTAGAGCTGGTCAAGAACGCTTACGACGCTGATGCGAGCTGCGTTGTCCTGTGTTTCACCGGCGAGCTTCGAGAAGGCCATGGAGGGCTGGCGGTATTGGATGACGGATCCGGAATGACTGCCGAAACCGTCACGGACATCTGGTTGGAGATCGCCACTCCGCATCGGATGCGTGGGAGAACCACTCCGCGTGGTCGCCGCGTCTTGGGGGAGAAGGGCGTTGGGCGGTTCGCAGCTGCTCGACTGGCTGACTCCATGACTTTGATCAGTCGGCATTGGGGCGAGTCGAGCGAGGTCGAAGTCGGAGTTGACTGGCGTCAGTTCAGGGATCCAGACGTCTATCTGGACCAAGTTGAGCTCGATGTGACCGAACGAGCGGCAGTGGACTTCCACGACGGCGGGCGTGCGGCCGCGCTTTGGGAACAAGTCGATCTGCCGAGCCGCTCAGGTGGCACGCTGCTGCTGTTGGAAGGCCTGACGCGTAGCTGGGAAGAGTCAGATCTTCTTGCTCTCCGTCGTGATCTCTCCCGCCTCATCGCGCCCCCGGGTGCGGATGGTAACCGGGACTTCGAGATCGTGCTCGATCTGCCTCGAGAGTTCGAAGCGTTGGCCGGACCGATCGAACCTCCGACCGAACTGATGAACCCCCCGTATCGGCTGTCCGGATCCGTGTCGGCCGACGGGACGGCGGACCTTGAGATCACGATCCCCGGCAGGGCTCCGTACCTGCACCAAGTGGCGCTTGACCGCAACGCGCAGCACCGAGGTACTGACGGGATGCTTACTAGCGGCCCCTTCTCCATCGACCTCCGGGTTTATGACCGGGACCGAGATGCAATCTCACAGTTGACTGCCGACGGTGGACTCAATCTGTCAACTAAGCAGTTCCGTGATCTGCTCGATCAGCGGGCTGGAGTGAGCGTTTACCGCGATGGGTTCCGGGTTCTGCCATTCGGGGAACGTGGTGACGATTGGCTCACGCTCGATGCCCGACGCGTAAACAACCCCCGGATGCGTCTGAGTAACTCACAGATAATCGGAACTGTCAGTATCTCGGCAGATGAAAACCCCGATCTACGCGACCAGACAAACCGTGAGGGGCTGCTCCAGGGCCCCGCCTATGACGGCTTGCGGGATGCGGTCACGGAGATCATCGCGGAACTCGAAAGCGCTCGGCTCAAGCAGCGGAAACGGACTCGTGAGACTGAGGAGCCCCGGGGGCGCGGCCTATTTGACGAAATTGATATCACCGATGTCGCAGAAGCCGTTCGCAAATCGCACCCCAACGACCGCGCGCTGGCAGCTGTAGTCGCCAACGCAGAGCGCAGGATCAACGCGGGCGTGGAGCACGTTCGCGAGGTGCTTGCCCGCTATCAGAGGCTCGCTACGCTCGGCAGACTCGTTGACGAGGTTGTGCATGATGGACAGTCCTCTGTCGGGCGGATTCGCCGGGTTACCCGGGATGCGGGGCGGTTGCTGGCCGACGCTGACGCTTGCGAGCTTCGTGACGAGGCCGTCGGCCTCGTTAGTACGGCCGATAAACAAGCGGATTACTTGGCCCAGCTGTTCAAGCGCATTGCGCCCTTTGGAGGGCGTCGCCGGGGTCGGCCCAAGAAAGTCAGCATGCTGGAGACAGTCAATTCGGCCGTCGACGTTCTTGCAAGCCGTGCCGCAAAGGTCGGTGCTGATGTCACAGTAACTGGTGTCGATGAGATCGTCACCCTTGATCCCGCCGAGCTGCAAGAAGTCGTTATTAACTTGCTCGACAACTCTCTCTATTGGATTCAGCAGGTCCCGAGGGGTTCGCGGTATGTGGAGCTTAAAGTGGAGAGACTGGAAGACGGGGCCTTGGCATTGGTGATCGATGACAGTGGACCCGGGGTGCCGGCCGAGATTCGTGACCTCATCTTCGAGCCCTATTATTCCAGCAAACCGAATGGTGGAGGCCTCGGGCTGGCAATCGTGGGTGAGCGTGTCGCTGACGCCTACGGTGGGGTGCTTGATCTTGTGGACAGTCGGCTTGGCGGAGCAGCTTTCCAGGTGACCTTTAGGAGACGAGTGTGA
- a CDS encoding helicase-related protein: MTTPPFKPSVAQQTALVEHLVSAVVTDATGEAQGDVCLGEPPSARYFMESLGPHAVEPGGAAPRYGRMTPDSLGFEFEAENASSVMVRAKASFYYSALPTRAEQLEWAGDREEPYRLAPLFRRLDVVVGPVEIVLGQAGLRQTLEAEFRHAFSEAVELALRDPRIDRRVGNDRRERLVPPAAMDDDRSFEQWLAREVAGDPVVPAPAAHVVITSRPVAPGRLRVTATLQNLAADPVVTVQGKGRNAGRSRRDEARDNALFRAGLEIDGDRLLPIVMDLGADAYRYSGDLGAYANNCGVEPRWHDGRLVSVRSVPVPQHDTHRAVARADERWGYSALAADPLPVLEELADEMEAYLDAPAWSTEDLQDRQELARRKESDRQAAALEVARFRDGIVWLRRDDRLLTAFQLANESMTELNTRRKRPNRGWRLFQLVAIVSQLGALAWREHPQELFTPGLWGDDQDVDPTEAATVVWYPTGGGKTEAYLGLVLVCMFYDRTRGKEVGVSAWCRFPLRLLTLQQTQRQLDVIAAADIVRGRNADRIKEVGGNPGWPFFIGFYAGGGNTPNSLTSDRTLDRLRSSEAERHAYRLVHDCPYCGERSVHIPPPDPQELRLKHVCGNEQCGKILPIVVVDTEIYRYLPTVVVGTLDKLANVGLSDKFGALLGDVDCWCPQHGFGRGGKCHERHAPGHPKTAPGPLKAPLYDPSPSLEIIDELHMVNEELGAFSGHYEGLLAEVQRTLTSRHRADGRGVRMKVVATTATIRGEDRQSEHLFGLRSVVVPLPGPNLDESFYWRLDRGLPLRRFVGVMPTRGTAEMTLVRILTSAHRALWKLEQRRKLPPAFEAWPEEELRAVVDLYRTSLTYATTLVDFGRIRRSLDTQVNEALRREGYPDLRVAELKSETRLDEVRGVLDDLSSPNGETGMVVATSMVSHGVDVDRLNFMLFNGMPRSMAEYIQASSRVGRAHHGLVFMLFNPVRERDRSHYRYHGKFHEYLDRMVEPVAINRWSRFAVRRTLPGILMGYLLQIANRDWWQAGNAPGHLHDLSKMQAALRDPARGGLDGVQLTELLEALHAVFQSHRPEGQELRSDLEDMVEHAIASLRSAGASATLAGGNNRGYRATGDYLGLECRPMTSLRDVSEGIPFHVVSDNRRS, encoded by the coding sequence GTGACCACGCCCCCGTTCAAGCCGAGCGTCGCCCAGCAAACGGCCCTCGTCGAGCACCTCGTGAGCGCGGTGGTCACCGACGCGACAGGCGAGGCACAGGGCGACGTCTGCCTCGGTGAACCTCCCAGCGCGCGCTACTTCATGGAGAGCCTCGGCCCCCACGCCGTCGAGCCGGGCGGCGCCGCACCCAGGTATGGTCGGATGACTCCGGACAGCCTCGGGTTCGAGTTCGAGGCCGAGAACGCCAGCTCCGTCATGGTCAGGGCAAAGGCGTCGTTCTACTACTCGGCCCTGCCGACCCGAGCGGAGCAGTTGGAGTGGGCCGGCGACCGCGAGGAGCCGTACCGGCTGGCGCCGTTGTTCAGGCGACTTGACGTGGTGGTCGGCCCGGTGGAGATCGTCCTCGGTCAGGCCGGCCTCCGTCAGACTCTGGAGGCCGAGTTCCGGCACGCCTTCTCGGAGGCCGTCGAGCTGGCGCTCCGTGACCCGCGGATCGATCGTCGCGTGGGCAATGACCGCCGAGAGCGTCTGGTGCCCCCTGCAGCGATGGACGACGACAGGTCCTTCGAGCAGTGGCTGGCCCGAGAGGTGGCCGGGGATCCGGTGGTGCCGGCCCCCGCCGCACACGTCGTCATCACGTCGCGGCCGGTGGCCCCGGGGCGGCTCCGGGTGACCGCGACCCTGCAGAACCTCGCCGCGGACCCGGTCGTGACCGTCCAGGGAAAGGGCAGGAACGCAGGCCGCAGCCGCCGCGACGAGGCGAGGGACAACGCCCTGTTCCGCGCGGGGCTGGAGATCGACGGTGACCGTCTCCTGCCCATCGTGATGGATCTCGGTGCCGACGCCTACCGCTACTCGGGGGACCTGGGGGCGTACGCGAACAACTGCGGTGTCGAGCCGCGGTGGCACGACGGCCGGCTCGTCTCCGTCCGCAGCGTGCCCGTGCCGCAGCACGACACCCATCGCGCGGTGGCCCGTGCTGACGAACGCTGGGGCTACTCGGCGCTCGCTGCGGACCCGCTGCCGGTTCTGGAGGAGCTCGCCGACGAGATGGAGGCGTATCTCGACGCCCCCGCGTGGAGCACGGAGGACCTGCAGGACAGGCAGGAACTGGCCCGCCGGAAGGAGTCCGACCGCCAGGCCGCCGCGTTGGAGGTCGCCCGCTTCCGCGACGGCATCGTGTGGCTGCGGCGGGATGACCGTCTGCTGACCGCGTTCCAGCTCGCGAACGAGTCCATGACGGAGCTCAACACGCGGAGAAAGCGGCCGAACCGGGGGTGGCGCCTCTTCCAGCTCGTGGCCATCGTGAGCCAGCTCGGCGCCCTGGCCTGGCGGGAGCACCCCCAGGAGCTCTTCACGCCGGGACTCTGGGGTGACGACCAGGACGTGGATCCCACCGAAGCGGCGACCGTCGTCTGGTACCCGACCGGGGGCGGCAAGACGGAGGCCTACCTCGGCTTGGTCCTCGTGTGCATGTTCTACGACCGGACCAGAGGAAAGGAGGTCGGGGTCTCGGCCTGGTGCCGCTTCCCCCTCCGGCTCCTCACCCTGCAGCAAACTCAGCGGCAACTCGACGTCATTGCTGCCGCTGACATCGTCCGAGGCCGCAACGCCGACCGCATCAAGGAGGTCGGCGGCAATCCCGGGTGGCCCTTCTTCATCGGCTTCTACGCCGGCGGAGGCAACACCCCCAACTCGCTCACGTCCGATCGCACGCTCGACCGCCTTCGGTCGAGCGAGGCAGAGCGGCATGCGTACCGACTCGTACACGACTGCCCCTACTGCGGTGAACGGTCGGTACACATCCCGCCTCCCGATCCTCAGGAGCTCAGGCTCAAGCACGTCTGCGGCAACGAGCAGTGCGGGAAGATCCTGCCAATCGTCGTGGTGGACACCGAGATCTACCGCTACCTGCCCACGGTCGTGGTCGGCACCTTGGACAAGCTGGCCAACGTCGGACTGTCGGACAAGTTCGGCGCGCTCCTGGGGGACGTCGACTGCTGGTGCCCGCAGCACGGGTTCGGTCGGGGCGGGAAGTGCCACGAGCGCCACGCGCCCGGTCATCCGAAGACGGCTCCCGGGCCCCTGAAGGCACCTCTCTACGACCCCTCCCCCTCCCTGGAGATCATCGACGAACTGCACATGGTCAACGAGGAGCTCGGGGCCTTCTCGGGGCACTACGAAGGGCTCCTGGCGGAGGTGCAGCGCACCCTGACGTCGAGGCACCGGGCCGACGGGCGAGGAGTCCGCATGAAGGTGGTGGCGACGACTGCGACCATCCGGGGCGAGGACCGCCAGAGTGAGCACCTCTTCGGCCTCAGGTCCGTCGTGGTGCCCCTCCCGGGGCCCAACCTCGACGAGAGCTTCTACTGGCGCCTGGACCGAGGGCTCCCCCTCCGTCGATTCGTCGGGGTCATGCCGACCCGGGGGACCGCGGAGATGACGCTGGTAAGGATCTTGACCTCCGCACACCGAGCCCTGTGGAAGCTCGAGCAGCGCCGCAAACTCCCGCCAGCTTTCGAAGCGTGGCCGGAGGAGGAGCTTCGTGCGGTCGTCGACCTGTACCGCACGAGCCTCACGTACGCCACCACGCTCGTCGACTTCGGCCGTATCCGCCGCTCACTGGACACACAGGTCAACGAGGCGCTGCGCAGGGAAGGTTATCCGGACCTCCGAGTGGCCGAGCTGAAGAGCGAGACGCGCCTGGACGAGGTGCGTGGCGTCCTGGACGACCTGAGCAGCCCCAACGGCGAGACGGGCATGGTCGTGGCCACGAGCATGGTGAGCCACGGGGTCGACGTGGACCGACTGAACTTTATGCTGTTCAACGGCATGCCCAGGTCGATGGCGGAGTACATCCAGGCGTCCTCACGAGTCGGCCGCGCGCACCACGGACTCGTGTTCATGCTCTTCAACCCGGTACGGGAGCGGGACCGTTCGCACTACCGTTACCACGGCAAGTTCCACGAGTACCTGGACCGCATGGTCGAACCAGTGGCGATCAACCGTTGGAGCCGGTTCGCGGTACGCAGGACCCTTCCCGGAATCCTCATGGGTTATCTGCTCCAGATCGCCAACCGCGACTGGTGGCAGGCGGGCAATGCCCCAGGGCATCTGCACGACCTCTCCAAGATGCAGGCTGCTCTCCGTGACCCCGCCCGTGGCGGCTTGGACGGAGTCCAGCTGACCGAGCTGCTCGAGGCGCTCCACGCGGTCTTCCAGTCCCATCGACCGGAGGGACAGGAACTCCGGAGCGACTTGGAGGACATGGTGGAGCACGCGATCGCCAGCCTCCGCTCCGCAGGCGCCTCCGCCACCCTCGCCGGCGGAAACAACCGGGGGTACCGCGCGACAGGCGACTACCTAGGGCTCGAGTGTCGACCGATGACGAGTCTCCGCGACGTCTCCGAAGGCATCCCTTTCCACGTCGTGTCCGACAACCGGAGGTCGTGA
- a CDS encoding Z1 domain-containing protein — translation MSSTPDNSSESLAKARRLVLALLSQDRQPSPEEVQNAVTVIFGMLAGQGEVLDRDQLAKEIEVLTAVFQEGSSGLDSDSGHEPWLPEAKNDRAWDFWERYRRYLEDVRSLPPLVVRRLDQSTDEVLSQLEDPRRVGSWRRTGLVIGQVQSGKTGQYIGLAAKAVDAGYQFVVILAGIHNDLRSQTQLRVDEGLLGFDTQHQQRSNQNGKSRLMGAGRMPGVKKLDIASPTNSSEKGDFGRQAANAVNFPLGRFPVVLVVKKHWRILEYLRTWVTEVQGTEDETGNKVVRDIPLFVIDDEADNASINTERDPDADPTKTNGAIRELMKSFEKSAYVGYTATPFANIYIDPDVNHVELGADLFPDSFIRTLPSPTNYLGPERVFGLRTDNDDEEDVPPLPLVRPVADSESWIPSKHKSSFVPSDDLPQSLRDAIDSFVIASAARRVRGQTKVHNSMLVHVTRFTAVQGIVRDQVDDYLRLLVDSLRDRYGQAAQRTAGLRALWEGDFAPTTDHFPADEARRVTWDDVSNQLMPALRKIVVKTVNGASRDALDYYEHRRTGLSVIAIGGQKLSRGLTLEGLTVSYYLRTSTTYDTLLQMGRWFGYRPGHEDLCRLYTTPDLQAKYIEVTAATDELRREVEEMAALDLSPRNFGLKVRASSLGLAVTAANKMRQGTKVMLSYSGEGPETVIFKLSDGVPEHNLKVLEEFVRRLEARSTGRQETTGANVTWSQVTSDAVVDFLNRYETDRMAQRVRPRFIAKYIEQCTAVGELPEWTVVLVGKRASTDYQNVSGHEVGPVERTALNDTERDGRHTIRRLLSPPDEHLDLEKDQILAALQATQKAAAIKKREKVPQTPSGDHLRWQRRPDQALLLIYLVERPASENASPQSPLVGFKVSFPLSKHQSDTEYVVNSIWQQEGLDALDEEGDGE, via the coding sequence GTGAGTTCCACCCCTGACAACTCGTCGGAGTCCCTTGCCAAGGCCCGTCGTCTGGTGCTGGCACTGCTGTCGCAGGACCGTCAGCCGTCGCCGGAGGAAGTGCAGAACGCGGTGACCGTCATCTTCGGGATGCTCGCCGGCCAAGGCGAGGTTCTCGACCGTGACCAACTGGCCAAGGAGATCGAGGTCCTGACAGCCGTGTTCCAGGAAGGCTCTTCCGGCCTGGACAGCGACAGCGGACACGAACCGTGGCTGCCGGAGGCGAAGAACGACCGGGCATGGGACTTCTGGGAGCGCTACCGGCGCTACCTGGAGGACGTACGCAGCCTCCCCCCGCTAGTCGTTCGTCGGCTGGACCAGAGCACAGACGAGGTCCTGAGTCAGCTCGAGGACCCTCGCCGAGTCGGCTCCTGGCGTCGGACGGGTCTGGTCATCGGTCAGGTGCAGTCAGGAAAGACCGGCCAGTACATCGGTCTGGCCGCGAAGGCGGTGGACGCGGGATACCAGTTCGTAGTGATCCTCGCCGGCATCCACAACGACCTCCGGAGCCAGACCCAGCTCCGTGTCGACGAGGGGCTGCTCGGGTTCGATACACAGCACCAGCAGCGGTCCAACCAGAACGGGAAGTCCCGCCTCATGGGTGCCGGACGGATGCCGGGGGTCAAGAAGCTCGACATCGCGTCCCCCACCAACAGCTCGGAGAAGGGTGACTTCGGCCGCCAGGCCGCCAACGCCGTCAACTTCCCGCTCGGCCGCTTCCCGGTGGTCCTCGTCGTCAAGAAGCACTGGAGGATTCTGGAGTACCTGCGAACGTGGGTGACCGAGGTTCAAGGCACCGAGGACGAGACGGGGAACAAGGTCGTACGCGACATTCCCCTGTTCGTCATCGACGACGAGGCGGACAACGCCTCCATCAACACCGAGCGCGACCCCGACGCGGACCCGACCAAGACGAACGGCGCGATCCGCGAGCTCATGAAGAGCTTCGAGAAGTCGGCGTACGTCGGGTACACCGCCACTCCCTTCGCCAACATCTACATCGACCCCGACGTCAACCACGTCGAACTCGGAGCAGACCTCTTCCCCGACAGCTTCATCCGCACGTTGCCCTCGCCGACCAACTATCTTGGTCCGGAACGCGTGTTCGGGCTCCGGACCGACAACGACGACGAGGAGGACGTTCCTCCTCTGCCCCTCGTGCGACCCGTAGCCGACTCGGAGAGCTGGATCCCGAGCAAGCACAAGTCCTCGTTCGTCCCCTCCGACGACCTTCCGCAGTCCCTCCGCGACGCGATCGACTCGTTCGTCATCGCCAGCGCCGCCCGGAGGGTACGGGGACAGACGAAGGTGCACAACTCCATGCTCGTGCACGTCACCCGCTTCACGGCAGTCCAGGGGATCGTCCGCGACCAGGTGGATGACTACCTGCGCCTCCTCGTGGACTCTCTCCGTGACCGATACGGGCAGGCAGCACAACGCACGGCCGGGCTCCGGGCCCTGTGGGAGGGCGACTTCGCACCCACGACAGACCACTTCCCTGCGGACGAGGCCCGGCGCGTCACCTGGGACGACGTGTCGAACCAGCTGATGCCCGCGCTGCGGAAGATCGTAGTAAAGACAGTGAACGGCGCCTCTCGCGACGCCCTGGACTACTACGAGCACCGCCGGACCGGTCTCTCGGTCATCGCGATCGGGGGCCAGAAGCTCTCCCGGGGCCTCACTCTGGAGGGGCTGACCGTCAGCTACTACCTGCGTACCTCCACCACGTACGACACCCTGCTCCAGATGGGACGCTGGTTCGGATACCGACCGGGGCACGAGGATCTCTGCCGTCTGTACACCACGCCCGACCTGCAGGCGAAGTACATCGAGGTGACCGCTGCGACCGACGAACTGCGTCGCGAGGTCGAGGAGATGGCGGCGCTGGACCTCAGCCCGAGGAACTTCGGACTGAAGGTCCGTGCCTCGTCACTCGGGCTCGCCGTCACGGCCGCCAACAAGATGCGCCAGGGCACGAAGGTCATGCTCAGCTACTCCGGGGAGGGGCCGGAGACGGTGATCTTCAAGCTCTCCGACGGGGTCCCCGAGCACAACCTCAAGGTCCTCGAGGAGTTCGTCCGGAGACTCGAAGCCCGCTCCACAGGGAGGCAGGAGACGACGGGTGCCAACGTGACATGGTCACAGGTGACCTCCGACGCCGTCGTCGACTTTCTCAACCGTTACGAGACGGACCGCATGGCGCAGAGAGTCCGCCCCCGCTTCATCGCGAAGTACATCGAACAGTGCACGGCCGTCGGAGAGCTTCCGGAGTGGACGGTGGTGCTCGTCGGGAAGAGGGCGTCCACGGACTACCAGAACGTCTCCGGTCACGAGGTGGGACCCGTGGAGCGCACGGCGCTGAACGACACCGAGAGGGACGGCCGGCACACGATCCGTCGTCTGCTCAGCCCTCCCGACGAGCACCTCGACCTCGAGAAGGACCAGATTCTGGCCGCCCTCCAGGCGACGCAGAAGGCGGCGGCCATCAAGAAGCGTGAGAAGGTGCCCCAGACCCCTTCAGGTGATCATCTCCGATGGCAGCGACGACCCGACCAGGCGTTGCTGCTCATCTACCTCGTCGAACGGCCCGCGTCCGAGAACGCCTCCCCTCAGTCGCCGCTCGTTGGCTTCAAGGTGAGCTTTCCGCTCTCGAAGCACCAGTCCGACACCGAGTACGTCGTCAACAGCATCTGGCAGCAGGAGGGCCTCGACGCCCTGGACGAAGAGGGGGACGGGGAGTGA